The proteins below come from a single Dasypus novemcinctus isolate mDasNov1 chromosome 22, mDasNov1.1.hap2, whole genome shotgun sequence genomic window:
- the ZKSCAN8 gene encoding zinc finger protein with KRAB and SCAN domains 8 — translation MAAESRKPSVSSPPDQAPEEDLVIVKVEEDHCWDQESSLHENNPPGQELFRLRFRQLCYQETLGPREALIQLRALCHQWLRPDLNTKEQILELLVLEQFLTILPEELQTLVKEHQLENGEEVVTLLEDLERQIDILGRPVPARAHGQRVLWEEVVHSESVPEPPTTQLQPQESSAPATRPQERAQSPIPSQKGNPGDQEMAAALLTAGFQTLEKIEDMAVSLIREEWLLDPSQRDLCRESRPENYRSMFSLGGETRNENREFAPKQVISAGIQPHGETAAKCNGNVIGGLEHGETRDLLGRLERQRGTPTQERRHKCDECGKSFAQSSGLVRHWRIHTGEKPYQCNVCGKAFSYRSALLSHQDIHNKVKRYHCKECGKAFSQNTGLILHQRIHTGEKPYQCNQCGKAFSQSAGLILHQRIHSGERPYECNECGKAFSHSSHLIGHQRIHTGEKPYECDECGKTFRRSSHLIGHQRSHTGEKPYKCIECGRAFSQKSGLIEHQRIHTGERPYKCKECGKAFNGNTGLIQHLRIHTGEKPYQCNECGKAFIQRSSLIRHQRIHSGEKSESIGV, via the exons ATGGCTGCAGAATCAAGAAAGCCTTCAGTTTCATCCCCACCAGACCAGGCTCCTGAAGAGGACCTTGTAATTGTCAAGGTAGAGGAGGATCATTGTTGGGACCAGGAATCTAGCCTGCATGAAAATAACCCTCCTGGCCAAGAGCTGTTCCGCCTGCGCTTCAGGCAGTTATGCTACCAGGAGACACTAGGACCCCGAGAAGCTCTGATCCAACTCCGGGCACTTTGCCATCAATGGCTGAGGCCAGATTTGAACACCAAGGAGCAGATCCTGGAGCTGCTGGTGCTGGAGCAGTTCTTGACCATCCTGCCCGAGGAGCTCCAGACTCTGGTTAAGGAGCATCAGCTAGAGAATGGAGAGGAGGTGGTGACCCTCTTGGAGGATTTGGAAAGACAGATTGATATACTAGGGCGACCA GTCCCAGCTCGTGCACATGGACAGAGAGTACTCTGGGAGGAGGTTGTGCATTCAGAATCTGTACCTGAGCCTCCAACTACTCAGCTCCAACCGCAAGAGAGCTCAGCTCCAGCCACTCGGCCACAAGAGAGAG CTCAGAGTCCTATCCCTTCCCAGAAAGGAAACCCTGGAGATCAGGAGATGGCAGCTGCACTTCTCACAGCAGGGTTCCAG ACTTTGGAGAAGATTGAAGACATGGCTGTGTCCCTTATCCGAGAGGAGTGGCTTCTTGATCCATCACAGAGGGATCTGTGTAGAGAGAGCAGGCCAGAAAATTACAGAAGCATGTTCTCCCTGG gtgGTGAGACCAGGAATGAGAACAGGGAATTTGCTCCAAAACAGGTAATATCGGCTGGAATCCAACCACATGGAGAGACAGCTGCCAAATGCAACGGGAATGTTATCGGGGGTCTCGAGCATGGAGAAACCCGAGATCTTCTGGGCAGATTAGAGAGGCAGCGGGGAACTCCCACACAAGAGAGACGACATAAATGTGATGAATGTGGGAAGAGCTTTGCTCAGAGCTCAGGCCTTGTTCGACACTGGAGAatccacactggggagaaaccctATCAGTGTAATGTGTGTGGTAAAGCCTTCAGTTACAGGTCAGCCCTTCTGTCCCATCAGGATATCCACAACAAAGTAAAACGCTATCACTGTAAGGAGTGTGGCAAAGCCTTCAGTCAGAACACAGGCCTGATCCTGCACCAGAGAATCCATACTGGGGAGAAGCCGTATCAGTGCAATCAGTGTGGGAAGGCTTTCAGTCAGAGTGCAGGCCTTATTCTGCACCAGAGAATCCACAGTGGGGAGAGACCCTATGAATGTAATGAGTGTGGGAAAGCGTTCAGTCATAGCTCACACCTCATTGGACATCAGAGAATCCACACCGGGGAGAAGCCCtatgagtgtgatgagtgtgggAAAACCTTCAGGCGGAGCTCACATCTTATTGGCCATCAGAGAAGCCACACTGGGGAAAAACCCTACAAATGCATTGAGTGTGGGAGGGCCTTCAGTCAGAAGTCAGGCCTTATTGAACATCAGAGAATCCACACTGGAGAAAGACCCTATAAATGTAAAGAATGCGGGAAAGCTTTCAATGGGAACACTGGCCTCATTCAACATCTGAGAATCCACACAGGGGAGAAGCCCTATCAATGTAATgagtgtgggaaagcctttattCAGAGGTCAAGTCTCATTCGACATCAGAGAATCCACAGTGGAGAAAAATCTGAATCCATAGGTGTTTAG